A single genomic interval of Trachemys scripta elegans isolate TJP31775 chromosome 3, CAS_Tse_1.0, whole genome shotgun sequence harbors:
- the SDC1 gene encoding syndecan-1 translates to MINVSAVWLLALFVQAACSQTTNLNLPPEDLDSSGDDEDAFSGSGAGPLTDHPVVAFNISLEHANSSSRSTTSTGATVHQPAVHGTENPAEKETVSSPTSDVVPDKAVLSDKDETHKLGSAAEKPTTNEAALTRSPTTHSPTVRVTTAQASSTVHVIEPSIHSSSSSGVSKETSDPNFTTISEQDVHSPTTAILPGGIYPIDEKETTFPEESSGDQGDFIFSEERTILSESELVDSSRDAEAAGTSQGLMDRKEVLGGVIAGGLVGLLFAVFLVGFMLYRMKKKDEGSYSLDEPKQSNGGYQKPQKQEEFYA, encoded by the exons CAAACTACAAATCTAAACCTTCCTCCTGAAGACCTGGACTCATCTGGCGATGATGAAGATGCTTTTTCTGGCTCTGGCGCTG GTCCCTTGACCGACCATCCTGTGGTTGCCTTCAATATCTCCTTAGAACATGCAAATTCGTCATCAAGGTCAACTACGTCTACTGGAGCAACTGTTCACCAACCTGCAGTTCATGGCACTGAAAACCCAGCTGAAAAGGAAACGGTATCATCCCCCACTAGTGATGTGGTGCCAGATAAGGCTGTCCTTTCAGATAAGGATGAAACTCACAAACTGGGCTCAGCTGCAGAGAAACCTACAACAAATGAGGCAGCCCTAACAAGAAGTCCAACTACTCACAGTCCTACTGTCAGAGTAACCACTGCACAAGCCTCAAGCACAGTCCATGTAATTGAACCTAGTATCCATAGCTCTAGTTCATCTGGTGTCTCTAAAGAAACATCTGATCCCAACTTCACCACTATTAGTGAGCAAGATGTTCACTCCCCAACTACAGCAATTCTACCCGGGGGTATATACCCTATAGATGAGAAGGAAACTACATTTCCCGAAGAAAGCTCTGGGGATCAG GGAGACTTTATCTTTAGTGAAGAACGAACAATACTATCGGAATCTGAACTGGTTGACTCTTCAAGAGATGCTGAAGCTGCTGGAACTTCCCAGGGGTTAATGGACAGGAAAGAAGTTCTAGGAG gtgTCATTGCTGGAGGACTAGTAGGCCTGCTCTTTGCAGTGTTCCTAGTTGGATTTATGCTGTACAGAATGAAGAAAAAAGATGAAGGCAGCTATTCATTGGATGAACCAAAACAATCAAATGGAGGATACCAAAAACCACAGAAACAAGAAGAATTCTATGCATAA